atttgcATTTCGTTTCAATATCGGTGCATCTTTTTCTTCGTCCCAAAATTTGTTACCTACTATCATCTTGTCTACCTtgtatttaatatttacatatataaagtaaataagaatatatatatataaatatatatatatattagcctcttatacaataaaatatacaaaaaaaaaaaaaaaaaaaaaaaaaaaaaaaaaNNNNNNNNNNNNNNNNNNNNNNNNNNNNNNNNNNNNNNNNNNNNNNNNNNNNNNNNNNNNNNNNNNNNNNNNNNNNNNNNNNNNNNNNNNNNNNNNNNNNNNNNNNNNNNNNNNNNNNNNNNNNNNNNNNNNNNNNNNNNNNNNNNNNNNNNNNNNNNNNNNNNNNNNNNNNNNNNNNNNNNNNNNNNNNNNNNNNNNNNNNNNNNNNNNNNNNNNNNNNNNNNNNNNNNNNNNNNNNNNNNNNNNNNNNNNNNNNNNNNNNNNNNNNNNNNNNNNNNNNNNNNNNNNNNNNNNNNNNNNNNNNNNNNNNNNNNNNNNNNNNNNNNNNNNNNNNNNNNNNNNNNNNNNNNNNNNNNNNNNNNNNNNNNNNNNNNNNNNNNNNNNNNNNNNNNNNNNNNNNNNNNNNNNNNNNNNNNNNNNNNNNNNNNNNNNNNNNNNNNNNNNNNNNNNNNNNNNNNNNNNNNNNNNNNNNNNNNNNNNNNNNNNNNNNNNNNNNNNNNNNNNNNNNNNNNNNNNNNNNNNNNNNNNNNNNNNNNNNNNNNNNNNNNNNNNNNNNNNNNNNNNNNNNNNNNNNNNNNNNNNNNNNNNNNNNNNNNNNNNNNNNNNNNNNNNNNNNNNNNNNNNNNNNNNNNNNNNNNNNNNNNNNNNNNNNNNNNNNNNNNNNNNNNNNNNNNNNNNNNNNNNNNNNNNNNNNNNNNNNNNNNNNNNNNNNNNNNNNNNNNNNNNNNNNNNNNNNNNNNNNNNNNNNNNNNNNNNNNNNNNNNNNNNNNNNNNNNNNNNNNNNNNNNNNNNNNNNNNatatatatacaaattttatatatgtaattctttttatccccttattattttgtcTTAATATTGTTTTTCTTCCTAATATCTTTAggttatatattttttattcttttaaaagaatgtaaaaaaaaaaaaaaaaaaaaaaaaaaaaaaaaaaaacttttttttttttttccctccccctcttttttttttttttcttctttcttattcgtttgtttaatttttctttaataggatcttaaaataaacatattattacttatttatatataataattatatttatatataactataTCTATTACAGaatcatatttattcaataataaacaaaaaaaataaaaaaaaaaaaaaacatatatatatatatatatatatatatataaaataaataaaaataagttTAATGTTTCTTAAAGGTAAgaatttttctttttaaataaaaaaacaaatattttcttatttttatttattatacatatatttatttttttcttttttgttcctttttatgaataaattataaatacatataataatatatataatattatatataaataataaatgataattttctcttttattttatataataatattttattataataattataatatttttaattttatataattattaactcgtattaattctttttatatatatatatatacagTTGCttgaaatgaaaaaatctctaatagtaaaaaaataaaatagaaaagaatatatttatatattcatataaaaatacaatatgttatatatatataatatattatatatatattaatattatatatgtatatatataatacgtataaaataaaacagtataatataaaataatatatatattaattacataatatattacttctatatatattgttatataaatatattaatatatataaatgtattatatatatatatatatatatatatattatttaaatatatttatatatttattaattttagGAGATTAAAggaatatatgaatatttgATTTTCCGATgatttaagaaaaaaaattataaaataaaacatatatacaaGTACACAAAGgatatatacatatatatatatatatatattattattatttaatttatgagaattcttaaaaattgatttttatattataaatcaATAAAAATCACGGGttttaagaaataaatatatatttcattttctcaatattaaaaatattatatattttaatatttatataaaatataaaatatatgtttataatacatttaactttatatatatatatatatatatatatacaataaataacttttctttttttctttttttttaaatcataaatatataacattgagaatatctttttcctttttctcATTAATCCTAATTCAGTTGTTCAAAATGTAatactatatattataaatggTATTTCATAAAGcttaaatttttatcatcatattaaaaatatgaaatcctcacaataatatgatatttataattgttcagatacttaaaaaaaaaaaaaaaaaaaattataaaaaataataaataataaaaaataataatgttataacgtgtttctttatttaaaaaaaaaaaaggaaaaaaatgtaaatgtAATTCtcttaaaatattaataatggaacaaaaaatattaggcacataaaataataaattaaatatatatatatatatatatatgtgtaaaaataaatatacatatttctcttttcatatatatatatatatatatatatatatatatatatatacatatatatttatatgtataattaaaaaaataaaaaaaaattttatataacatgTCATATGGAGCTAActaaaacaaaattattgAGTGTATCATCGTTTTTGTCTtatttaacaaaaaaaaaaaaaaaaaacttataataaaaaaaaataataataaaataaaataaaataacatcTTTAAAAGTTTTCCTttgtatatacatattttaaataaaaaaaaaaaaaaaaaattatatatgaaacaAATTCTTGAGGACATCAAAAACATTGTCAATTATgctgaaaaaaaaaaaaaaaaaaaaaattacatatatatatatatatatatatatatatatatatatatatatatgtattttgtatcatttttccagttttataatataacaaaaaaatgtatCTTTTTGTGTCTTACCTATTTTCGTTAGATTTTACTAAAAAAACTAATTTGTTAtcttctatttttatttttatcagCACCTTAGTAttgttataaaaacatGAAATCAATGAATCCATTTTAGAAACTTCAATAACATTtgtgtttatattattcttcaaaggaataaaaaaaaaaaataacaaaataaataaataataaatacacttgaacataaatattattgcAAATTTTATGCACAGTAAAATTATAACTCTTTAATAcaaacacatatatatatatatatatatatatatttttatttatttattattacctcaatttttttaagtgTCTGTAATATATTCAAGTTTGTtgaatttataaatacagCCTTTTTCTTTGTAGTTATCTTGTCCCATAGTTTTTTCTcctacaaaaaaaaaaaaaaattataataataataatttttaatcacatatatattttaatacacgtattataatatacacttcaaatacatatttatgaatcaataaaatataaaaatatatttgttttacctcttctatatttatatcagAACTCTTTGTAGGATCTATTTTTTTAGGTAATTCATTTAAATCTATCATATCAAATTGATCTCCtttgttctttttatttttttttatttcctttaAATGATCAGAATTGTCTACATTGATATCTACCAATTTATTAGTACCCCcctcattattattattattattattacctttttcatttatcttcatttttgtAACATCTCTATTTTCTACTTGTTCATTATGtaaacttttttttcttattccacccatatcattattattgtcatatttttttgaagtaaaataatttttattagaCAATATAgacatattttttttcaatgATATTGTAGAAACATAAGAACTTTTTATAGGATCCTTTAATTGTGAATTATTTGATATTAACCCATTAAATAAAGCTGCTGccattttttctttttcggttaattcttttttattatttgcTACAGTATTAATATTTCCTTTAATTTTCCAATTATAAACATTTGtcttattatttatcttattatgataattatcACTTGGAAATCTATTAAATTCttttgaataataaatatctttattattttcaaatcgttcataattttgttcattGTAATCATCAACATTAACATTATCTGTACGCTTctcattttcattttcttcattaataaaaacattatCTCTATTATATTGTTCCTCTTCATGATAATCATCgtcatcatcattttcatcttcatcatcatcactTTCATCGACATATTCTTCATTCTCCTCTTCATCATCTTCATAttcttcatcatcttcataatcatcatcatattcatcttcatcctcttcatcatcatcgTCATATTCGTCTTCATcatcttcttcatcataataattactGCAAAAACTATTCATATCTCTGTCCTTTTGTGTGTTCACGATATTATCTAACTTAATATCTTCCTCTGTTAgatttatatcatttttaattacTTTATTAAAATCAGCATCCTCTTCTCTTTGTACactttttttcttttttttcttcttcactttgtctttatttattacctcactattattttgattaccatcaatatgattattattattattattattattgttgttgtttttatttttttcattttttttattttttttatttttattattttttcttcctgatttcttctttttcttcttcttttccAAATCCCTCTTTTCAATTGCATCAGTATCATCATTTTGACCTTGgtctatattatatatttcttttttccattttttgGGTCCCATAacatttaatttatatatttttcccTTATCCTTCATTGTCGAAGCTTGCTCATCTGTTGCTGACATAGGAACAACAGCATCCTCCTGGTAATTATAGCTCTTTTCATATATAGGTATATTATTagatgatatattataattatctgaacttaatttattattaagtGGCAATTCATAAGGAGTAAAATTCAATACGGGGTTCGCACTTTTTATCGATTCATCATgttgttcattttttcttaaatcttttgaaatatatgaCTTCCCTCCACTTCTTAAATGCTCTTCTATATATGGATTTAGAAATGATAAGGTTTCATCAATaactattttttttttagtatTTCTTAGAGAAAAAACATTATTCATTAAAATAGgattatttaatattaaatcGTATTCATAACATCTTTGTTGTAAGTCTGTTATTTTgctatttttatatttatcaattattttttttgctACTACATGATCTCTTATATTATTCCTTGAacataatttaaaaatagCTGTTATTAAGCATGATTTAACTCTGTCAGGATTActaaaatttttttctaaacATTCACATAATAAATCTATAATATCTTCTGTAGTATAATTTTCAATATCACACAAATGACTATATTCACCTAAGACCCAGCAAATTATTTGCATTAATATGAATGGAATGTTCTCATTACTTTCTAATAATctaatatatgtatttacAGCATATTTTCTGAGATTGTATATATCGTCattcattttgttcttcGTCTTTTTCTGTAAATCTATTTCCATATCTGAGTTGTTCACATCATCcttcttattttttttttgttcatgTCTAATATCATCATTACTGGTTTTATTACTGctcatattattattattactatgattaatattattattattattgttgttattatcaCTACTAATATTAACATCACCATTATTGTCATTACTAATATTAacatcatcatcattattattatcattatcattattattattattatcattattattcatttcataatttttttggttGTTCATATGCCCCTGGTTCAATTTCTCATTATTCtcaatatttatttttaattcttcCATTGTACCCTCTTTCTGTTCTTTCATATAAGTTTTGATGTGTTCCTTATTTGGCAAATTCAAACATtccatatttatattatcatttgatgaacttttatatttacttGTATTTATTTCGTCATCCCCTGAATCTGACTCGGCACATATAGAACTATCCTTTAATAATTTGATAAGAGAATAAGAATAACTCTCATCTAATAATTCACCAACAGACAAGAATAAggtattaattttattcaAAAACCAGATATCATCAGGTGTATATCTTTCTATAAGTTCAATAATTTTACATGCTAAATCATGTTTAAAATGAATATCCACAGAATTTTTCATATGGAATATTAATTTCTCTACAATCACTTGAACATTCAATGGGTTTGTcatttcatataataaatctagcgtttttatttttagaGTTTCATCCTTATCTTCTAAACAATCCACAACAGCCAATTGATGCTCGGTTGCATATAAAGGGTTAATTTTTACAATTAAAGCTAACCCCGTTACTCcaacatattttaaattatgatTATCTGAAGAAATAAATCTAGAAATAGATAAAGATGCTAATTCTAATAAATGATGTGAAGGATATATAGTAGCTATCGTTTTCACacattcatatattatagcATATCCAACATTAATTCCGAAATCAGCCCTCTGCATTGTTTTTTGTAATACTTCATACATTTGTTctgataattttttatttgaatatCCTAAAATACGAAAAATTGacaaaatttttatttgaatcCATGGTGCTGGAATTCTATGATAATCATAATCTTTTGGTAACTTATTTTCACATATTTGTTTAAGAATAGAAACCAAATAAGGAACTAACTTAATACTATATATCATATCATTCTTAGCTATAGAAtgtattaaatttaatgaAGCACCCATCACTGATGGGTCTACATCACATAATaatctttttaaatatatatcaatatcTTTAATTAATGATGGTTcaataatatacattttatgTAATAACATACAaactttttttcttatcaATTCATTCTTatgatttaataaatcTTGTATTACTGGAAATATAGCAGGTAtcatttcattatttaataatttacatACACAACTTAAAGCTGCCCATATTTCCAAATAATTATCACTTTTTAAATCTTTCTGTATAgtattaattaataataacattaaTTCATGATCtttatgtaaaaataagtTGCATGATAAATAACCTGTCCTCTTACACAATATGTTCTTCTCATGAGCTAATTTCACAGCATGAATATGAGCAAAGGAGGCATCATGTCCGAGcatttctatatatatagctcgtattaaatattcttttatttgtttCTAAAAAATTggacaaaaaaaaaatatatatatatatatatatgtatatctTGCACAAGGTATATAACACACAATAagcatataataaaaatatatatatatatatatatatatatatatatatatatatatatatatttatttatttatttatttatttatttatttatttatttatttatttatatattcttcttAGTAACATACTACAGACGTATTAGGGTCTGAAAACCTCgattttaataaaattatctCATTGCATATTATTCTATCTTCCTcctataaataaataaataaatatatatatatatatatataaaataaaataaaaaattaaaataattatcataatatagatataacatataaacTCATAATATTAATCATATAACAAAAACGAATAcacaataaatataagatgtacaataatataaattcaggtaattattatataaatataaaaatgtacaaATTAAATTgcaaaataatatatttaaattctttttattcttttacTTGTTTTGAACGAGCTTCTCCAATTGATTTTGCTAAATCAAAAAATTCTTTTGATAAACATGACCCACCTAATCCAAGCATTTTctattcatttattttatatctatatgttgtaatattaaaatatacttttatatattatctttattttttttttttttttttttttattttattttattattattatttttttctctcTTTTTTTACGAGAACCCAACAAataaacaaacaaaaaaaaaaaaaattaaattaaaaaaaatatatatatatatatataataaattcaaaagaacatttaaaattcaaaaatattcataacttcataagaaaaatgatatgaatgtataaaaaataattattatatgtataaaagTTCAATGACTTAAAATCAGAGAACAAATTTATAAGTGTAAAGTCATTAATGACCTATGtatttcttcatatataattaaaaaataatatatatatatatatatatatatatataaatatatacaatcaaaatatacaatataaatactcatattcataaatatatgtatatgtaataatatataataaccATTTCAGAATACGATacctttatattttaattaatatttataaaataaaaaaaaaaaaaaattttataatacataatttttaataatattattatacacggagaaataaaaaaaaaaaaaaaaaaaaaaacatatatatttatatatatatatttctttaaatttGCACATTCgaaaagataaaaaaaaaaaaaaaaaaaaatttaagtatttcaaaaattagataataaatatacatatctatatctactatatattttaataaataatgtatattaaaattttacattttttaaggataaatttaaaattttaataatatctaaataaatattttactctttttattaaaaaaaaaaaaaaaaaatgaaaaaataaggTTTTTCTAATTAATCCATGTCCTTTCTACTAAGTATCCAATATTAgatgatatattaataaataataatttccACCTTTCAGAAGgtttaatataaatatacgAAATAATTAgtattcattttttttttctttttctttttataattgttggttagatataataatggttcccatataaaaaaaaaaccatgtatgtaatataaatcatCATCTTAGGAACTTATTAGGattatatatctatttatatagatataattttcttttttgaCTCATTCTAAATAATgacatataaatatacacacataCGTAAGTATATTAACAActatattaataaaatatgtgatatatatatatatatatatatatatatatatatcattataatatttataatttttacaaggcatattaatgatatataaaaatattcaaaatcttatgttcatatattaaaagtttctttcctttttttcataaaacatataaataggttattttatttaaaattatattataaatatagttacatgtttttcttttttaagAAAACCAACAAGCACTCTTTGTCCttgtacatatatttctatGTTTATGTCCTATATTCATTAATGGATAATTTCCCCTAAAAATGTTATCTCcctattatttatattaacCAATATCACTTTACCGTATCAATATTGTGTAGGTACACTATGTCTCAAAgtttcaatatatatataaaggtatagatttatatttaattttttcaaaacATTTAATTGTGActataaaataacatagaatattatatatatatatatatatatatatatatatatatatatatatatatatgtagcctttattttatatattacaattttGTTCTATTCTTattcaatattattatatacaatcTAGTAACCCGATCAGTTGTGCtgtaaaaaatttatacaGTAAAAGTtgactttttttttttttattttcaattTGAGTAAtcgtatatatatatatatatatatattttatgtttgTATAGATCTATTTGtttttctaaaaaaaaaagatgaacTATCTgaaattatttctttttttatttttggtGAATATACTCAACATTTATGGGACTCCCTTATTCTATAACAAAAATCTTGAGAAATGGAATAAGGaacttttaaaaatttcCAAAAAAGAATACAACAGTCTGAATGAATTAAATGAACTTACAGACAGAAAAAATTGTGGAAAATCACTAAAACATTTGGCAGGACTCATTTTAGATAAGTCAGATAAAGAAGCTAAATTAATCATAGAAGGatctattatttttaataaattaattttaaaacttgggaatataaaagaaaaagaaataaaagttaatgatattatattacCTATAGAAACATTGTcaaataaatgtattaacATACGAGTAGCCAAATCAAACGATTCTACAATTTTGTGTTTAGCAAATAAGGTTCTGAGGAATTTCTGGGCCAATTCAATAACGGATGCTGTTTTATGTAAAATGACGAATGTTCAAGGGAAATTACCAGAATATGATTATACAAAACATGATGAAgataatgatgaagataatgataaagataatgatgaagagaatgatgaagataatGAAATGGATATGCAAGAAAAAGAGGCGAATTCACAAAATAgaaaagtaaaaaaaataaatgagaaaaaaaaaaaaattattaacGAAGAATTTGACGATGAACaagaaaaagaacaaaaagGATTAAAACTACGAATAGCAAAAAGTAAATATGGTCAACctaatataaaaattaatgagAAAAGTCttgaagatataaaaaaagatcAGTTATTGAAAAATTCATCCAGgtattaaatatatataatatatatatatatatatatattcataaactttattttttattctttagGAATGAACAAGAAGCAATAAATttacaaaaagaaaacagCGAAGAAGATAGTGAAAAATATTCCGATATGGAATGATTCaataattgttttttttccttttctttttctttttgatATACATGAAATAGTACTATGCTGaaagaaaacaaaatatatatgtagtATGTTTGTgttaaattatatgtatatgtgatttgtttattattttttatttctttgttttttatttctttgttttttatttctttattttgtaatttttttttttttttttttttttttttttttgaatgGTCCCCATAAAATGTTTAAATacacatatacatataatatgtatatattagaaCATTTCCTATAATTTAAGggaataataaaattgtCTTATTTGCTCATCACTAACGTAGTCAAAAATGATTcttaaaaatgtataagAACCAAAAGGAGAAAGaaattcattatttatagaaGCACAATTACCTATACATGTTATAGGGTCTAAGCATGCTTGGGTTATACCTACTTTTGTAGagttaataaaaaatgtttgTTCATAATTTCGACACGTTGttgttattaatatatttttatttaattcattttgtAAATTATATCCGCAACCACAAAATGTTGAATATGATTTGTTTGCATTTCTTATATGAACATCACGAAAATCAGAATCATTATTGTTGTacttaataatttttttatcatatcTATTACCTAATACATCaccatcattattattattattattattattattatcattattattattcttttcttttgtaATACTATCTACCTTCATATATTCATTCAATAAACTGAATCCATTTAAAGTGTCAGAAATACTTGTAAAACTATCCTCCAAACTTAATTGttcttcatatataaattcattctggagatttattaaaacaCCTATCGATAAATCAAAACcatttatacatatgtgAGAATTTCCATTTGTCCCTCCTACTAAACAATGATAACCTAACTTGTTAATGTGAGTTAAGTTAATTACAGCTAAAATGGTCCAATGTTGTTCAGGCAagattatataattcttcaaatgtatatttaaattgttgatttgttcatttatactattaaaataatataatttccTATTTTTTATAGATATTAGAGATACggaataataataatttttcacCTGTTCAATTGgatatatatgtacatcataattttctgtaatataaaaatgaagatattTTCCTTTAGAACAATTATGATCGTAAGAATTACACAAAGAAGTATCATTTGATgaatatgaaatattatttttattttggGATTCAAAATATGGGAATAAAgaatgaattatataatgaaaattataagaTTCGTAAGATGtttcattaaataatttagaaaaagtataaaattcatataatacTTCATTCATTGACAAAGgtttatttaaaatttttaaaaaacatatataagGAAATGgatttataaataaactactattacatatatatttaatattatcaaaaGAACAGAATGTATGATAACCTTTAAATTTCccatttaaaaaataatattgacCTTGTAAAGTTCCAATAACATTAAGATAATACCATCctctttttatattttttatgcTATATCCAGAAgtatgataaaataataaatttcCTTTAGAAGTATAGTTTTGAATACTACCTAAAAGCATATCATCACTAAAAATACAAACATGaatatctttttttccAGCTATTAATGAAGAATAAGAAATACTTTTTTCTATTGGTAAAAATATCCAAGCACAAATACAATATCCTAATGGATTTTGtaattcattatatatagataaagATGGGcaaataattaaattataaaa
Above is a genomic segment from Plasmodium reichenowi strain SY57 chromosome 9, whole genome shotgun sequence containing:
- a CDS encoding AP-4 complex subunit epsilon, putative, producing the protein MLGLGGSCLSKEFFDLAKSIGEARSKQEEDRIICNEIILLKSRFSDPNTSVKQIKEYLIRAIYIEMLGHDASFAHIHAVKLAHEKNILCKRTGYLSCNLFLHKDHELMLLLINTIQKDLKSDNYLEIWAALSCVCKLLNNEMIPAIFPVIQDLLNHKNELIRKKVCMLLHKMYIIEPSLIKDIDIYLKRLLCDVDPSVMGASLNLIHSIAKNDMIYSIKLVPYLVSILKQICENKLPKDYDYHRIPAPWIQIKILSIFRILGYSNKKLSEQMYEVLQKTMQRADFGINVGYAIIYECVKTIATIYPSHHLLELASLSISRFISSDNHNLKYVGVTGLALIVKINPLYATEHQLAVVDCLEDKDETLKIKTLDLLYEMTNPLNVQVIVEKLIFHMKNSVDIHFKHDLACKIIELIERYTPDDIWFLNKINTLFLSVGELLDESYSYSLIKLLKDSSICAESDSGDDEINTSKYKSSSNDNINMECLNLPNKEHIKTYMKEQKEGTMEELKINIENNEKLNQGHMNNQKNYEMNNNDNNNNNDNDNNNDDDVNISNDNNGDVNISSDNNNNNNNNINHSNNNNMSSNKTSNDDIRHEQKKNKKDDVNNSDMEIDLQKKTKNKMNDDIYNLRKYAVNTYIRLLESNENIPFILMQIICWVLGEYSHLCDIENYTTEDIIDLLCECLEKNFSNPDRVKSCLITAIFKLCSRNNIRDHVVAKKIIDKYKNSKITDLQQRCYEYDLILNNPILMNNVFSLRNTKKKIVIDETLSFLNPYIEEHLRSGGKSYISKDLRKNEQHDESIKSANPVLNFTPYELPLNNKLSSDNYNISSNNIPIYEKSYNYQEDAVVPMSATDEQASTMKDKGKIYKLNVMGPKKWKKEIYNIDQGQNDDTDAIEKRDLEKKKKKKKSGRKNNKNKKNKKNEKNKNNNNNNNNNNNHIDGNQNNSEVINKDKVKKKKKKKSVQREEDADFNKVIKNDINLTEEDIKLDNIVNTQKDRDMNSFCSNYYDEEDDEDEYDDDDEEDEDEYDDDYEDDEEYEDDEEENEEYVDESDDDEDENDDDDDYHEEEQYNRDNVFINEENENEKRTDNVNVDDYNEQNYERFENNKDIYYSKEFNRFPSDNYHNKINNKTNVYNWKIKGNINTVANNKKELTEKEKMAAALFNGLISNNSQLKDPIKSSYVSTISLKKNMSILSNKNYFTSKKYDNNNDMGGIRKKSLHNEQVENRDVTKMKINEKGNNNNNNNEGGTNKLVDINVDNSDHLKEIKKNKKNKGDQFDMIDLNELPKKIDPTKSSDINIEEEKKLWDKITTKKKAVFINSTNLNILQTLKKIENNINTNVIEVSKMDSLISCFYNNTKVLIKIKIEDNKLVFLVKSNENSIIDNVFDVLKNLFHI
- a CDS encoding hypothetical protein (conserved Plasmodium protein, unknown function), with amino-acid sequence MNYLKLFLFLFLVNILNIYGTPLFYNKNLEKWNKELLKISKKEYNSLNELNELTDRKNCGKSLKHLAGLILDKSDKEAKLIIEGSIIFNKLILKLGNIKEKEIKVNDIILPIETLSNKCINIRVAKSNDSTILCLANKVLRNFWANSITDAVLCKMTNVQGKLPEYDYTKHDEDNDEDNDKDNDEENDEDNEMDMQEKEANSQNRKVKKINEKKKKIINEEFDDEQEKEQKGLKLRIAKSKYGQPNIKINEKSLEDIKKDQLLKNSSRNEQEAINLQKENSEEDSEKYSDME